In Nitrospirota bacterium, the sequence GGTGCGTTTTACAAAAAAATTGGAGGTACTGATTGTGTAGTTGCCTAATAAAATGGCTTTAAGCTGGGAGTTATAGTGTCTGTAGGTGTTCTTTACCTTTTCGTACCCCATAATCCACGGATGACTGGGGTCTGTTATTATGTTTGAATCGGCATCTATAAGAGTGGCCGCAGTGACTACAAAATCAAGGCCTTCGGTTTTTGCCGTGTGAAGCAAAACCTCAAGGCGATCACAGTAGAAGGCATCGTCTGAGTTGATGATGGCCACGTAGTCACCCCTTGCAAGAGAAATCCCTTTGTTTATAGCGTCGTGAGAGCCGCCGTTTTTCTGGTAATAGTAGCGTATGCGAGGGTCGTTGTATTGTTTAATAACATCCGCCGTACCGTCTGTAGAGCCGTCATTTACTATTATCAGTTCAAAATTCTTAAACGTCTGCAAGAGCACACTGTCTATCGCATCAGCTACGTAGTTTTCATGGTTATAGGCCGGCATGACCACACTTATTTCAGGTCTGTTTGTGTCTTTCATTTAAGAAGTTACCCTCAACGATACTAAGGTATAATGAACAGATTTGTCAAGATAACTTGGCTCTTAGTGGCCGATATTTTGCAATCAAAAATTTTTTATCTGCGTTCATCTGCGGATTAAGTTTTTTTAAGTGTTCCTTTACCCTTTTAACTTGGATTTTGCAAATTCGAGATTTCTCAGAGTAGTTTGAACATCTGGATGGCTTTTATCAAAAAACATCAAGTATATTTTCAAAGCCTTATCTAAATACCCGATAGCTTTATCATATTCCCCAAGGTTCTTCCATGCACCACCCAGATTGTTATAACTTATTGCAATAGCAGGATGGTTCTCACCATTATATATGTTCAAGTAAATACCTAAAGCCTTCTCGTAATATTCTATAGCTTCATCATATTTCCCGAGGCTGTCCCATGCAGCACCCAGATTGTTATAATCTCTTGCAACGGTAGGATGGTTTTCACCATAAACCTTCAAATCAATACTTAAAGCCTTCTCAAAATACTCTAAAGCTTTCTTAAATTCCTTAAGGCCGCTCCATGCAGCACCCAGATTGTTATAACTTCCAGCAACATATAGATTGTTTTCACCATAGACGTTTAAGAAAATATTTAAAGACTTCTCGTAATACTCAATAGCGTTCTTATATTTCCCAAGTTTTTTCCATGTAACTCCTAGGTTGCTGTAACCTGCAGCAACATATGGATTGTTTTCACCATAGACCTTCAACAATATTCTTAAAGCCTTCTCATAATACCCGGTAGCTTTCTCATATTCACCGAGGTCATCTAAAATAAGTCCATAATTATTTAGCAAAGCAGTCACATAGTCTTCTTTTGCCTCTATCGCTCTTTCGATAACAGCTTCGTCTATTTTATCTGCTATTTCCTTTTGCATGGAGAGTCTTTCTCTAAAGAGTAGCAAATCTATCATGTACTTTCCTAATAAAACAGCATACTTACAAGCGGCGAAAATATTATCTGTTTTTGTGGCATGGTATAACGCCTCCTCCAAATACTTTGGGTCAGGTTTTATCTTGTTTTTCCGGCTTTTTTCAACTTCGCCGTCATACCAGCCATACGCAGTATTGTGCATTTGAAGATTTTCGAGGTCATCAAGCTTATTCCACATCATGTCTCGTATCACAGGGGTTACCCAATAATAAGATTTCTTTTGAGCATCCTGTTCTTTTTCCATAAATGTGAGGGTTACACCTTTTTCTAAAAGATCTTTATCACCAAAATTGGCAAAAGCATCTTCACCAACCGGTGTTCTAAAGACGGCAGATTTGTTTATAAAAGTCTTAAACTCCTCCCCCTCTGTTTCGGTTATTAAATCTAAAAGATAGTCTCTTACAAAATCCTCGTTTCTGCCTTGTAACTTTTTCTTAAGCTCTGCGACGTCATATTTACTTTCGTCCTTTGCGATTATATCCAGCCACTCAAGAAGCCGGGGATTACCGTGTCCATATTCAATATATAAGTTTGAGTTCTCACTTTTAGCAATGCTTTTTAGTGTATTGGTTTTTTTCTTTAAATCCGCTCCAGTGAGAGACTTAAGCGATAAATCGAATAGCTTTTCGTCCAGGCACTTTCCTTCAAATTCAAGTTTGAAGTCATACCGGCTTGTGATTATTATGTTCGTAATATGCTCCGCCCAATCTATTGAGTAAAGCAGCGGCCTTATAGCGTCAAGGGCATCAGCTGTTATATGAAATTCGTCATTAGCCGAGCGCTCCAGCACCTGTTCAAAATCGTCAAACAAAAATATCACGGGAATTTGGTTAAATACATTGGGCATTAACTCTTTAATTTGCTCGTCATAACCAATATCAGATTTTAGAATCTCTATTCCAATTTTATTTCTTTTTTTCTCTACTAAATCCCTGATTTTTGTAAGTATATCAACTTTACTAAATTCACCATGAAGCACAATTAATTCCCTGTCATGAAACCGCTCTATAAGTTTACCGGAAAGGGTGCTTTTACCAACCCCTGCCACTCCCCGGATAAGCAGCCCAAACTTATCGTGTACTTTTCCCTTTAAAATATTGATTCCATGTTGAACGTATCGCCTTCTCCCAACAAATCCGGTCTCAAGCGCCTTAACCTGCGAATCCCCCAAATACTTATAAACCAACTTTCGACGTGGTAAATATTTTAACTTCTGTCCGGCTTCTACTATTGATGCCAACGAGCTTTCATCTGTAAATGCTTTAAGGTTGTGCCACGAGTTATATACATCTCCATAGAATTGTCTGGTCTTTATAATGCTATAGTCTATACCCTTACCCTCTGCTATGGTTTTGTAGAGCTCGGCTGCCATACATGTTGCGCTATTGTCACCAACCGACAGCCCCCAACTAAGCGTTATCGGAATTCCGTCCTGTACCATCTTATACGCAAAAGACTGGCCGGAGCTGTCTCCCTTGCCTGTCCAACATCCTGACAGAAAAAGTAACCTTGGTATAAATCCCTCCATCTTTCTAAATAATCTATCATGTGTCACACTATCAAGATTGCCTGTTTCATCTTCCATACAAAACACAGGTTTATTTCCCTCCAACTTGGCATGTCCGCTTATATGGACTATGTCGCTGCCGGCAATTTCATACAGAGTATCGTACAAGCCGTCTATTGAGCCGGAATCCTCAACTGTCATATCAACTGGGATATGTCCCATTTTTTCATAAATTAGTTCCTCTTCATTTTCATAATTCAGCGTAGTCTCTCCTATTGGTGATGAGGCCATAAAAAGGAGTTTTAGAGGGGCGTTGTTTGGTTCTCGTTTTTTGTCTTTCCCATGCAGCATTGCCAGTCTAAAAATATTGATTCTGTGGGTAAGGAGCAGAAACCCACCGTTATTAATTAACTCAAATGGTAAATCATTAAGCTCATCTGGGAGTTTCAAGTATATATTAAGAATTTCGTCATTGTAGGACGCCTCTGTAATTTTTGAGGTTAACGCCCCACCGGTACCGTTAAGCATGTTAAAGAGCGCCGTCCCCAGTCTTGCGCTTTCGTTTTCGTCATCTGCCCAGTGATTTAATTTTAATAACTCAAGGACTGATTGAATGCTTGTTTCGTTAACACTATGAGACGGATAGCCATTAAACAGAATATCCCTGTTGTTTTTTGACGATACCGATTTTATTTCCACAGT encodes:
- a CDS encoding glycosyltransferase, producing the protein MKDTNRPEISVVMPAYNHENYVADAIDSVLLQTFKNFELIIVNDGSTDGTADVIKQYNDPRIRYYYQKNGGSHDAINKGISLARGDYVAIINSDDAFYCDRLEVLLHTAKTEGLDFVVTAATLIDADSNIITDPSHPWIMGYEKVKNTYRHYNSQLKAILLGNYTISTSNFFVKRTLFDEIGKLRNLRYVLDYEFAIRALKRDENKFRFLVDSEHLFYRMHGKNTILSDTEGAYNEDYELVSETMKHVFGEGLSPFLDHLREMTFGIKAGSGTYETNLTIKKIVKIYIKPGTKLFKVAKTILRVLKLS
- a CDS encoding tetratricopeptide repeat protein; the encoded protein is MEIKSVSSKNNRDILFNGYPSHSVNETSIQSVLELLKLNHWADDENESARLGTALFNMLNGTGGALTSKITEASYNDEILNIYLKLPDELNDLPFELINNGGFLLLTHRINIFRLAMLHGKDKKREPNNAPLKLLFMASSPIGETTLNYENEEELIYEKMGHIPVDMTVEDSGSIDGLYDTLYEIAGSDIVHISGHAKLEGNKPVFCMEDETGNLDSVTHDRLFRKMEGFIPRLLFLSGCWTGKGDSSGQSFAYKMVQDGIPITLSWGLSVGDNSATCMAAELYKTIAEGKGIDYSIIKTRQFYGDVYNSWHNLKAFTDESSLASIVEAGQKLKYLPRRKLVYKYLGDSQVKALETGFVGRRRYVQHGINILKGKVHDKFGLLIRGVAGVGKSTLSGKLIERFHDRELIVLHGEFSKVDILTKIRDLVEKKRNKIGIEILKSDIGYDEQIKELMPNVFNQIPVIFLFDDFEQVLERSANDEFHITADALDAIRPLLYSIDWAEHITNIIITSRYDFKLEFEGKCLDEKLFDLSLKSLTGADLKKKTNTLKSIAKSENSNLYIEYGHGNPRLLEWLDIIAKDESKYDVAELKKKLQGRNEDFVRDYLLDLITETEGEEFKTFINKSAVFRTPVGEDAFANFGDKDLLEKGVTLTFMEKEQDAQKKSYYWVTPVIRDMMWNKLDDLENLQMHNTAYGWYDGEVEKSRKNKIKPDPKYLEEALYHATKTDNIFAACKYAVLLGKYMIDLLLFRERLSMQKEIADKIDEAVIERAIEAKEDYVTALLNNYGLILDDLGEYEKATGYYEKALRILLKVYGENNPYVAAGYSNLGVTWKKLGKYKNAIEYYEKSLNIFLNVYGENNLYVAGSYNNLGAAWSGLKEFKKALEYFEKALSIDLKVYGENHPTVARDYNNLGAAWDSLGKYDEAIEYYEKALGIYLNIYNGENHPAIAISYNNLGGAWKNLGEYDKAIGYLDKALKIYLMFFDKSHPDVQTTLRNLEFAKSKLKG